The nucleotide sequence GCCCTAACGGCACACGTGTTGATGAGAACGAGATCGGCACGGGCGGGATTATCGGTCGGGTAAAACCCGGAATCCAGGAGGAGTTGACCCAGATAGTCCGAGTCGTATTCGTTCATTTGGCAGCCCATGGTGGCGATATGATAATACCCAAGCAAGGTTCAGAATGCCCCTCTACAACCAATTGAAATTATTTAGTGTCCATCCATAAATAGGCAATTTTATTCAAAGTCAAGGAAGGCGAAGATTTTAACCACAGGAATACATTGAAGTATTTCGAGGATTAAAATCTGAGCCTGACGCAGCTTGTCACGCCGTAGCCATAGCGAAGGCGGAAGATTGGAGAAAAGGGCCATTTATGGATGGGCACTATTTATTTTACAGCCATAAAACAGATTGCGCTATTTGAATCTCCAGGAATATTCCCTCTCCCCCACACTACAAAAGCAAAATTATTCAGGCTCAGGGCTCTTGTGTCCAGGTGAATCGATACTTTTTAATTGAAGCCCTTCCCTTCCGGAAAGATCTTCAACCAGACGTCCGATAAGATATTCACATCCCGGAGCTATCAGTATTTCGAGTAAAGCTTCTTGAGGGTCAATGGTCCTGACGACGGCTGCTCCGTCATAGGATTCGATGGTGTAGCGGATATAGTGGATGTCCTTCCGGTCGACCCGGTAGTATCGTCTAACCGTTTCCATCATGGTTTTTGTAAGTGGCACCACCCCACATGAGTTTGGCCCTTAGGATCTCAAAGTAGGTTTGATCGGGTGACTTGAGCAAGCGAATCCTTTTATTGGACGCATGGATCATTACCTTGTCCCCGTATTTCAAATCAAACCCCACCTGTCCGTCAAAGGTAATGGTCACCTTTTCTTCCCTGGCCTTTCGCATGGTGATGCAGACCGTATCGGAATCAGGAAGAATTATCGGGCGGTTGGTCAGCGTAAAGGGGCAGATGGGCGTTAGGATAAGGTTGGACATCGTGGGGTAGAGAATCGGTCCACCCGCAGCCAGGTTATAGGCCGTGGAACCGGTGGGGGTTGAGATAATCAATCCGTCGGATCGAAAAGCGGTCAGGAACTGATCATTGATGTAAACATCCAGGTCAAGGATTCTTGCCAGAGCACCCTTGTTGATCACCACATCGTTCAAGACGAGGAAGCTGCCTATATTCTGTCCCCCCCTGACCACCCGGGTTTCCAGCATGAGCCGGCTTTCCTCATCAAGTTGGCCTTTGAGCATCATCTCAACTACCGGATAAAGCCTTTTTAAGGGCACCTCGGTGAGAAATCCCAGCCCTCCAAGATTCACTCCCAAGATGGGCATCCCGAATTTTCCCACCTTTCGGGCGGCTCCAAGAAGGGTACCGTCTCCCCCAAGGACGACCACCCATCCCACATTTGAGGGAATTTTCGATACCCGTTCATGGTATTGTGTTGCGGAACGAGAACCTTCGTTTTGCTCCGCGTTCATGGAATCCATGAAGACTTCGTAATTTCTTGCCTCAAGCCACTCTTTGAGCTTGTGGGCCTCGATTCTTGCAGGCTCATGGTTGTGTTTGAAAAAAATGCCGACAGTACGAGCTTTCATAATGGTCTTTTCCGGGTTTTTAACATCAATGAAGTTCACTTTTGATTGCAGAAAAAACGAATGAAAAACGGGTCCTTATTTGCAAAGGACGGTTTTTTCAACGACCCGCCACTCATGAAGAGAATCTTTACTGGTATCTACCTGGAAAAAATGAATCTCAAGCCCTGGATAATCCCTTACGATTTCCTTGAGATCCACTTTCTCATACCGCCTTTTATTATTGTGATAGGCTTCTTCACTTATTGCATTCGATTCGTAATGGCCCTTGCTTCTCTGCCGAATCCTTCTGAGACAAACCTCATCAGGACAAAGGATCTCCTGAATAAAAAAATTTTTTCCGTATTTCGCAGCGATCTCAGCCGCCCTTTTCCTGAGCGCTTGGGAGACGAAAGTGGCGTCTAGGATAACATCCTCCCCTTTGGCACACAATTGATCGGTCAGCCTGAACATCTCATCATATACCTGATACCTCTTGCCCATGTCCGAGGCCACCCTTTCGTCAAATACGTCTTCATTTCTCAAGATCTCCAGCCGGAGAAGATCCGACCTCAAGATTCTAAACCCCGTGATCCTTGCGACCTGTTCGCTCGTTTTCGTCTTCCCCGAGGCGGGCAACCCGCAAGTAATATACAAGACATTTGAAGTTAATTCATTTTGAATAAAGTGTAAGAAGGGCTCATTCATTTCCAAAATACGTCCCCACTAGGAAAAAATCAGGCACCGCTTTCCTCCGGCTCGATGGAACAACCCGGATTCGGGAGCGGCCGCAGAGCCTTTATAAAGATAAAAACAGGTTAGTCGACATAAGATCGAGCCAATTCAAAGTACCGTGAGGCCTCGCGGATCGCCCTGGTCTTCTCCCCTTCGGGGATATTCGGATCATCGAGCCTGAAACTGTTCACCTTTCCGCGTACATAGGCCCGATATACCTTGTAGAAGGTGAGCAATTCCATCATTTCGGAATCTCCCGTCTCCTCTGCATACAGGGACCACAGGCGGTCCGCGACCTCCTTGCCACCGTGGAATTCAAGATCCATCAGCAGAAAGGCAATGTCGGCGATTGTGTCACTATAGCGGAAACGGTCATTGAACTCGATGCAGTCGATTACGGACACCTTGTCGGTGAGACATACGTGTTCCATGTGTAGATCCCCGTGGCAATCCCTTATTTTTTGCATGGAGATTCTTTCACGGAATAGAGATTCTTTGTTCTTTAAAAAGAGGTCCGTCCATCTACTTAGATGCCTGTAATCCTTTTCTTTTATTGTGATATCAATGTATTTTTCAGTCTGCTCGAAGTTTTCCTCTGTATTGATCCGAAAGGCATCCGGCTCTCCAAAATGATCGATCTCCGGGGATCGCTCAGCGTTCAGGTGAAAGGTCGACAATTTCAAGGAGATCTTTCTCAAGTGTTCTTCCGTCAATTCACCTCTTTGAAAGAGGGATTTCATGAGACGATCCTGGGGAATCCTCCGCATCTTTACGGCGTAATCCACGATCTCACCGCCCGTGTGGTTCATACCGATCCTGTGCACCTTCCCGTCAAAGATGACGGGCAGAACGCCGAGATAGATATCTTCGGCCAATCGACTGTTCAACTTGACTTCCTGGTGGCAGTAAAATTTTCTCTTCTCAAGATCCGTGAAGTCCAAGAATCCGAAATCAACGGGCTTTTTGATTTTGTAAACGAAATTATCCGCAACCAGTACCATTGAGATATGGGTCTGAATCAACCGGACTTCCTTCGTAATATCGGGCAGTGAAGAGGGTTCCAGCAGGTCTTTGATCATGTTCGCCATTTCTTTGGATATCTCCTTTTCCAGATTCCAGGTTCCCGGGGAAGCAAAGGCTCAGCATGTGGGTGCGAAAATCCCTGGGAGCGTACCTCCCCCTGAAACAGTCAGCTGGTTTCCATCCATAAATGGCCTTTTTGCACAATCTCTGCGTCAATCTGCGGGATTCCTTGTTCCCGCCTCTCTTGTAGGGCGGGACGCGTAATCCCTTAATTTGTCCGCGCGAAGCGACGACTCCCCACCCTTTGGGTGGGTCCCCGGTTTCCTTGATCTTGCACAAAAATTCTCATTTCTGGATTGGAAACTCGCCAGTGCCTAAAATTTATTTTATGGATGGGCACCAGCTAATGTTGTTTCCTCATCCCAAAGAGGCAGGCTCCTCTCAATTCAACGAAATCGGCCCTTCCTATTATCCTTTCGGTCGTTTGTCAAGGAAGATCCCCCTTGCGGCAAAATGATACTATTTGCCATCAAGAAATTATACGCGAAAATTTGGAGCCCCTCTTAAAAACAGCTGCCGGGAACAGCATTTCAATTTTAGATATTTTATGATAACAAATTTTCATTATTCGGTCTCAAGAGGCTCGTTAAACACATCCTTGGAACGATTGAACGTTTCATCATCCGGAGGGAGGATCCTTCCCATGCAGCGGGAAATTGTGGCGGCAACCGAATACCTTTCTTCACGTCTTTCCGTGAGTCCCCGGATCGGCATGATTACCGGTACGGGATTAGGTGACCTTACCGGGAAAATTTCTGTTGAAAACAGGATCCCTTACGAGGAGATTCCCCACTTCCCTGTTTCCACGATTCCAGGACACAAGGGAAATCTGGTCGCGGGGACCCTCCTGGGAAAAAGGATACTGGCTATGGAGGGACGCTTTCATCTTTATGAAGGCTATTCCCCCCAACAGATCACCTTTCCCATAAGGGTGATGTCGAAGCTCGGTGTCGATACCCTTCTCATATCCAGTGCAGCCGGCGGATTGAATCCACGATTTCGGCCGGGAGACATCATGGTCGTAACGGATCACATCAACCTGACGGGGCAAAATCCCCTGGTTGGACCAAATCTTGAGGAATTCGGCCCCCGTTTTCCTGATATGTCCTGTGTCTATCCTGAAGAGTACCTCGCCCTGGCAAGGGAAAAGGCCCTCGAATTGGGAATACTGCTGTGGGAAGGGGTCTATGTCGCCATCACCGGTCCGAGCCTGGAAACCCCAGCGGAAACGCGTTTTCTCAGGATGATCGGGGCGGACGCGGTCGGTATGTCTACGGTTCCGGAGGTGATTGTAGCCGTTCATTGCGGAATGAAGGTTATGGCCATTGTAGCTATTACAAACCTCAATCTGCCTGATTGTATGGAAAGCACCTCCATCGAGGAAGTCATTTCCAATGCAAAAAAGGCGGGAGGAAAATTGGCGGACCTGTGGGCGACCATTATTGAAGAATTGCCCGAAAAAAACCCCTGAAAATCGCTTGACATTGAAACCAAAACATCCACGACCGTAAAAGGAGAGGTGTCCCATGACGCAATATGATCTCATCGTCAAAGGCGGGACCATCATCACCCTGGATAATGATCTCTCGATCCTTGAAAACGGCATCGTTGCCGTTAACGGAGACAGGATCGAAGCTCTCCTGCCCCACCCTGAGGAGGGGCGCATACAGGCAAAAGAAGTAATCGACGCAAGAGGAGGACTGGTACTTCCCGGGTTGATCAATGCCCATACCCATGCCGCCATGTCCCTTTTTCGAGGACTCGCCGACGATCTTCCCTTAATGGATTGGTTGAATTATTACATCTTTCCCGCTGAAAAAAATATGGATTCGGATTTTGTATACATCGGGAGCCTTCTCGCCTGTGCCGAGATGATCCTTTCCGGTACCACGACATTTTGCGATATGTACCTCTTTGAAAACTCCGTTGCTCAAGCGGCAGGCCGGGCGGGCATGCGAGCACTCGTTGGGGAGGTCCTTT is from Deltaproteobacteria bacterium and encodes:
- a CDS encoding ATP-binding protein; translation: MYITCGLPASGKTKTSEQVARITGFRILRSDLLRLEILRNEDVFDERVASDMGKRYQVYDEMFRLTDQLCAKGEDVILDATFVSQALRKRAAEIAAKYGKNFFIQEILCPDEVCLRRIRQRSKGHYESNAISEEAYHNNKRRYEKVDLKEIVRDYPGLEIHFFQVDTSKDSLHEWRVVEKTVLCK
- a CDS encoding purine-nucleoside phosphorylase — translated: MQREIVAATEYLSSRLSVSPRIGMITGTGLGDLTGKISVENRIPYEEIPHFPVSTIPGHKGNLVAGTLLGKRILAMEGRFHLYEGYSPQQITFPIRVMSKLGVDTLLISSAAGGLNPRFRPGDIMVVTDHINLTGQNPLVGPNLEEFGPRFPDMSCVYPEEYLALAREKALELGILLWEGVYVAITGPSLETPAETRFLRMIGADAVGMSTVPEVIVAVHCGMKVMAIVAITNLNLPDCMESTSIEEVISNAKKAGGKLADLWATIIEELPEKNP
- a CDS encoding phosphotransferase translates to MANMIKDLLEPSSLPDITKEVRLIQTHISMVLVADNFVYKIKKPVDFGFLDFTDLEKRKFYCHQEVKLNSRLAEDIYLGVLPVIFDGKVHRIGMNHTGGEIVDYAVKMRRIPQDRLMKSLFQRGELTEEHLRKISLKLSTFHLNAERSPEIDHFGEPDAFRINTEENFEQTEKYIDITIKEKDYRHLSRWTDLFLKNKESLFRERISMQKIRDCHGDLHMEHVCLTDKVSVIDCIEFNDRFRYSDTIADIAFLLMDLEFHGGKEVADRLWSLYAEETGDSEMMELLTFYKVYRAYVRGKVNSFRLDDPNIPEGEKTRAIREASRYFELARSYVD
- a CDS encoding NAD(+)/NADH kinase, whose translation is MKARTVGIFFKHNHEPARIEAHKLKEWLEARNYEVFMDSMNAEQNEGSRSATQYHERVSKIPSNVGWVVVLGGDGTLLGAARKVGKFGMPILGVNLGGLGFLTEVPLKRLYPVVEMMLKGQLDEESRLMLETRVVRGGQNIGSFLVLNDVVINKGALARILDLDVYINDQFLTAFRSDGLIISTPTGSTAYNLAAGGPILYPTMSNLILTPICPFTLTNRPIILPDSDTVCITMRKAREEKVTITFDGQVGFDLKYGDKVMIHASNKRIRLLKSPDQTYFEILRAKLMWGGATYKNHDGNG
- a CDS encoding DUF4911 domain-containing protein, which produces MMETVRRYYRVDRKDIHYIRYTIESYDGAAVVRTIDPQEALLEILIAPGCEYLIGRLVEDLSGREGLQLKSIDSPGHKSPEPE